One window of the Pieris brassicae chromosome Z, ilPieBrab1.1, whole genome shotgun sequence genome contains the following:
- the LOC123718482 gene encoding phytanoyl-CoA dioxygenase domain-containing protein 1, translating into MHETIRYQLDRDGFAVLEDFLRPAECDELVAAGIELTKQIHDGTHRSVFSANLENPATKDKYFLESSDKIRYFFETNALDEKGELKVDPSVSLNKVGHALHLLHPIFRCYTYSDRVKAVCQQLGFTEPAVVQSMYIYKNPGIGGEVKPHQDITYLHTDPVAPIGFWIALQDATIQNGCLWISQGSHKSGVHRRMKRTQEGTLDYDRPAPIYPQSSFTPVPVSKGSCILLHGNVVHKSAHNSSDKSRHAYTFHIIERKDNNFSQDNWLQEGKEAPFVNIYTTSQIE; encoded by the exons ATGCACGAGACAATTCGTTATCAG TTGGACCGAGATGGGTTTGCCGTGTTGGAAGATTTTCTGCGACCAGCAGAATGTGACGAGCTGGTTGCAGCAGGAATTGAACTTACAAAACAAATCCACGATGGTACCCATAGATCCGTGTTTTCAGCGAATTTGGAAAATCCC gcAACAAAGGATAAATATTTTCTCGAGAGCAGTgataaaataagatatttctttGAAACAAACGCTCTGGATGAGAAAGGTGAACTGAAAGTGGACCCTAGTGTTTCCCTCAATAAG GTCGGGCACGCTCTTCACCTCCTGCATCCAATCTTCAGATGTTACACATACAGCGATAGGGTCAAGGCCGTCTGTCAACAACTAGGCTTCACAGAACCGGCAGTCGTACAAAGCatgtacatttacaaaaatccCGGGATCGGTGGAGAAG TGAAGCCACATCAGGACATCACATACCTACATACTGATCCTGTCGCACCAATTGGGTTTTGGATTGCTTTACAAGATGCTACAATCCAAAATGGTTGTCTCTGGATTTCCCAGGGATCTCATAAATCAGGTGTACATAGAAGAATGAAGAGAACACAAGAAGGGACCCTTGACTATGACCGACCAGCTCCAATATACCCACAATCCAGTTTCACTCCAGTACCTGTCAGTAAAG GCAGCTGCATATTACTGCACGGTAATGTGGTCCACAAGAGCGCACACAACAGTTCAGATAAGAGTCGGCACGCGTACACGTTTCATATTATTGAGAGAAAGGACAACAACTTCTCACAAGATAATTGGCTTCAAGAGGGCAAGGAGGCACCGttcgtaaatatttacacAACTTCGCAGATAGAATAA